CACGGGGCGGGACGGCGTACACCCGCACCTGCGAGTCCGCCCCCTTGGTGGCCCTCACCTGCTCCACATCGCCGCTGTCCGGCATCGACGCGCACCCGGCCAGCACGAATGCGGCGCAGACGAGCAGCGCCACGGCCCGTGTGGCGCGTCCCTGGCCGTACCGACGCCCCTCAGCGCCCACGAGTGGTGTCCTCCCGCTCCGAAACCAGTCCCGGGACGGATTCGGCCGTCCCGCCCTCCCCCTGCCGCTGCGACGCCGGGCGGGCCACCACACGGGCGCCGCTGCCGGGCAGCGCCGCCGGGTCCACCGCCGCCGACGGCGGGGTGTGCGGCGGCACCGCGGACCGGCCCGGTATCGCCAGACCGGGCCGCTGCCCGCCGGCCTGCGACGGCACCGTCGACAGCCGCAGCGCGCGGTCGTTCGCCGCGTCGGCGGCGGCGCGCTCGCGCGCACGCCGGGAGTCCTCCGGCTCCAGCGGTATCGGCGATCCCCGCAGCGGCTCGTCCGCCGTACGCGGCAGGGTCAGCCGGAACTGCGAGCCGCCGCCCGGCTCTCCCCACGCCTGCAGCCAGCCGCCGTGGAGCCGCGCGTCCTCCACCGCGATGGACAGGCCGAGCCCCGTGCCGCCCGTGGTGCGCGCCCGTGCCGGATCGGCCCGCCAGAAGCGGTTGAACACCCGGGTCGCCTCGCCGGGCTTCAGCCCGACCCCGTAGTCGCGCACGGCCACGGCGACCGCGCCGCCCGCGGACGCCATCCGCACCACCACGTCGCGGCCCTCTCCGTGCTCCACCGCGTTCACGACGAGGTTGCGCAGCACCCGCTCGATCCGCCGGGCGTCGGCCTCGGCCACCACCGGCTGCTCGTCACCGACGACCCTGATCCGGCTGCCCTTGCGCTCCGCCAGCGGCTCGGCGCCGCCGATCACCCGGTGCACCACCTCGCGCAGGTCTATCGCCTCCGCCTCGAGAGCCGCGGCGCCCGCGTCGAACCTGCTGATCTCCAGCAGGTCGGCCAGCAGCGACTCGAACCGGTCCAGCTGGTCGGCCAGCAGCTCCGCGGAGCGTGCCGTCGCCGGGTCGAAGTCACTCCGTGCCTCGTGGATGAGGTCCGCGGCCATCCGCACCGTCGTCAGCGGCGTCCGCAGCTCGTGCGACACGTCGGAGACGAAGCGGCGCTGCATCCGCGACAGCTCCTCCAGCTGCTGGATCTTGTGCTGCAGGTTCTGCGCCATCTTGTTGAACGCCTCGCCGAGCCGGGCGATGTCGTCCTCGCCGGTGACCTTCATGCGCTCCTGGAGCCGCCCGGCGGACAGGCGCTCGGCGATGCCCGCGGCCATCCGGACGGGCGTCACCACCTGCCGCACCACCAGCCACGCGATGGCCCCGAGCAGGACGACCACGAACAGGCCCGCCGTCGCCAGCGTGCCCTTGACCAGGCTCAGCGACTCCTCCTCCTGCGTCAGGGGGAAGAAGTAGTACAGCTCGTACGAGTAGCCCGCGACGTCGTTGAGCCGCTTGCCGACGACCAGACCGGCCTCGGGCTCCTTGGGAACCGAGTACTTGATCTTGACGTATGTCTGGAACGTGCCCGTCCCCTGCGCGACCGAG
The Streptomyces tirandamycinicus DNA segment above includes these coding regions:
- the mtrB gene encoding MtrAB system histidine kinase MtrB, with protein sequence MTVGSAAPKPGGPGVRTGRAAGPGHGSARLGRLLPGGRLLPDGAPGGPVLRLVVRWIRRPLLPAVRLWRRNIQLRVVAGTLLMSLGVVLLLGLVVIGQVRNGLLDAKEQAALSQAAGGFAAAQEKASGVSALDGQDGDATDGRPSRGSVNWRSELVKQLASGGQGAYHVVALSPDSDDAGMSRAPRASGDVDVTSVPQALRSSVAQGTGTFQTYVKIKYSVPKEPEAGLVVGKRLNDVAGYSYELYYFFPLTQEEESLSLVKGTLATAGLFVVVLLGAIAWLVVRQVVTPVRMAAGIAERLSAGRLQERMKVTGEDDIARLGEAFNKMAQNLQHKIQQLEELSRMQRRFVSDVSHELRTPLTTVRMAADLIHEARSDFDPATARSAELLADQLDRFESLLADLLEISRFDAGAAALEAEAIDLREVVHRVIGGAEPLAERKGSRIRVVGDEQPVVAEADARRIERVLRNLVVNAVEHGEGRDVVVRMASAGGAVAVAVRDYGVGLKPGEATRVFNRFWRADPARARTTGGTGLGLSIAVEDARLHGGWLQAWGEPGGGSQFRLTLPRTADEPLRGSPIPLEPEDSRRARERAAADAANDRALRLSTVPSQAGGQRPGLAIPGRSAVPPHTPPSAAVDPAALPGSGARVVARPASQRQGEGGTAESVPGLVSEREDTTRGR